In one Nocardioides luteus genomic region, the following are encoded:
- the fbaA gene encoding class II fructose-bisphosphate aldolase, with amino-acid sequence MPIATPEKYAEMLATAKEKGFAFPAINVSSSQTLNAALAGFAEAGSDGIIQISTGGAEYLSGPTVKNMVTGSVAFAAYATEVAKSYDVNIALHTDHCPKDKLDGFVRPLLELSAERVQRGEAPLFQSHMWDGSAVPLAENLQIAQELLALAKTAHIVLEIEVGVVGGEEDGIVGAIDDKLYSTPEDAIATADALGVEGYLTALTFGNVHGVYKPGNVKLRPSILRDAQDAVVAKLGLPSGSKPFDLVFHGGSGSSAEEIAEAVSYGVVKMNIDTDTQYAYTRAVAGHMLANYDGVLKVDGEVGNKKQYDPRVWGKLAEAGMAARVVEGAQHLGSAGNSIG; translated from the coding sequence ATGCCCATCGCCACCCCCGAGAAGTACGCCGAGATGCTCGCGACCGCGAAGGAGAAGGGGTTCGCCTTCCCGGCGATCAACGTCTCCTCGTCGCAGACGCTCAACGCGGCACTGGCCGGCTTCGCGGAGGCCGGCTCGGACGGCATCATCCAGATCTCCACGGGTGGCGCGGAGTACCTCTCCGGCCCCACGGTCAAGAACATGGTGACCGGCTCGGTGGCCTTCGCGGCGTACGCGACCGAGGTCGCCAAGTCCTACGACGTCAACATCGCGCTGCACACCGACCACTGCCCCAAGGACAAGCTCGACGGCTTCGTACGTCCCCTGCTCGAGCTCTCCGCCGAGCGCGTCCAGCGCGGTGAGGCGCCGCTGTTCCAGAGCCACATGTGGGACGGCTCCGCGGTGCCGCTGGCCGAGAACCTGCAGATCGCCCAGGAGCTGCTGGCGCTGGCCAAGACCGCTCACATCGTGCTCGAGATCGAGGTCGGCGTGGTCGGTGGCGAGGAGGACGGCATCGTCGGGGCGATCGACGACAAGCTCTACTCGACCCCCGAGGACGCCATCGCGACCGCCGACGCGCTCGGGGTCGAGGGCTACCTGACCGCGCTCACCTTCGGCAACGTGCACGGCGTCTACAAGCCGGGCAACGTGAAGCTCCGTCCCTCCATCCTGCGTGACGCCCAGGACGCGGTCGTCGCCAAGCTCGGCCTGCCCTCCGGGTCGAAGCCGTTCGACCTCGTCTTCCACGGCGGCTCGGGCTCGAGCGCCGAGGAGATCGCCGAGGCCGTCTCCTACGGCGTGGTCAAGATGAACATCGACACCGACACCCAGTACGCCTACACCCGTGCCGTCGCCGGCCACATGCTCGCCAACTACGACGGCGTTCTCAAGGTCGACGGCGAGGTCGGAAACAAGAAGCAGTACGATCCTCGCGTCTGGGGCAAGCTCGCGGAGGCAGGTATGGCCGCTCGGGTCGTCGAGGGTGCCCAGCATCTCGGTTCTGCGGGCAACTCCATCGGCTGA